One window of Cryobacterium arcticum genomic DNA carries:
- the hutH gene encoding histidine ammonia-lyase translates to MHTVDTVLPAASTAPAPVTVGTGPVSVADVVAVARHDAPVLIGDDARAAVAASRATIEILATDVQPHYGISTGFGALATTFITAADRTRLQQSLVRSHAAGSGAEVERETVRALMLLRLSTLLTGRTGIRLSTAEAYAGLLNAGITPIVREYGSLGCSGDLAPLAHCALALMGEGTVRDRAGIELPAADALAAAGLEPVLLAEKEGLALINGTDGMLGQLSLALHDLHTLLATADVAAAMSIEALLGTDAVFAADLAGLRPQLGQQAAATNLRHLLADSPIVASHKGPECTRVQDAYSLRCAPQVHGAARDTVDHAGRIAERELASAIDNPVVTVDGRVESNGNFHGAPVAYVLDFLAIAVADVASMSERRTDRMLDPARSNGLPAFLAHDVGVDSGLMIAQYTAAGIVSELKRLAVPASVDSIPSSAMQEDHVSMGWHAARKLRTGIDGLARVLGIEVMTASRALDLRAPLTPGPATGAVVAEVRREVAGPGPDRFLSPDIESVAASVRSGAVLAAAQSVIGALY, encoded by the coding sequence ATGCACACCGTCGACACCGTCCTGCCCGCCGCCAGCACCGCTCCTGCGCCCGTCACCGTGGGCACCGGCCCGGTCTCGGTGGCGGATGTCGTGGCCGTCGCCCGCCACGACGCCCCGGTGCTCATCGGCGACGACGCCCGCGCCGCCGTGGCCGCCAGCCGCGCCACCATCGAGATCCTCGCCACCGACGTGCAACCGCACTACGGCATCTCCACCGGGTTCGGCGCCCTGGCCACGACCTTCATCACCGCGGCCGACCGCACCCGGCTGCAGCAGAGCCTGGTGCGCTCGCACGCGGCCGGCTCCGGCGCCGAGGTGGAACGGGAGACGGTGCGCGCGCTAATGCTGCTGCGCCTGTCGACCCTGCTCACCGGCCGCACCGGCATCCGCCTGTCGACCGCCGAGGCCTACGCCGGCCTGCTCAACGCCGGCATCACCCCGATCGTGCGCGAGTACGGTTCGCTCGGCTGCTCGGGCGACCTGGCCCCGCTGGCCCATTGCGCCCTGGCGCTCATGGGCGAGGGCACCGTGCGCGACCGCGCCGGGATCGAGCTGCCCGCTGCCGACGCCCTCGCCGCGGCCGGCCTCGAGCCCGTGCTGCTGGCCGAGAAGGAGGGCCTGGCCCTGATCAACGGCACCGATGGCATGCTCGGCCAGCTCAGCCTCGCGCTGCACGACCTGCACACCCTGCTCGCCACCGCCGATGTGGCCGCCGCGATGAGCATCGAGGCCCTGCTCGGCACGGATGCCGTCTTCGCCGCCGACCTCGCCGGCCTCCGCCCGCAGCTGGGCCAGCAGGCCGCCGCCACGAACCTCCGCCACCTGCTCGCCGACTCCCCCATCGTGGCCAGCCACAAGGGACCGGAGTGCACCCGCGTGCAGGACGCCTACTCGCTGCGCTGCGCCCCGCAGGTGCACGGCGCCGCCCGCGACACGGTCGACCACGCCGGCCGCATCGCCGAACGCGAACTGGCCAGCGCCATCGACAACCCCGTCGTCACGGTCGACGGCCGGGTCGAGTCCAACGGCAACTTCCACGGCGCCCCGGTCGCCTACGTGCTCGACTTCCTCGCCATCGCCGTGGCCGACGTGGCCAGCATGTCCGAACGCCGCACCGACCGGATGCTCGACCCGGCCCGCAGCAACGGCCTGCCCGCCTTCCTCGCCCACGACGTGGGGGTCGACTCCGGCCTGATGATCGCCCAGTACACCGCAGCGGGCATCGTCTCCGAGCTCAAGCGCCTCGCGGTGCCCGCCTCGGTCGACTCGATCCCCTCCTCGGCCATGCAGGAGGACCACGTCTCGATGGGCTGGCACGCCGCACGCAAGCTGCGCACCGGCATCGACGGGCTCGCCCGGGTGCTCGGCATCGAGGTCATGACCGCGAGCCGCGCCCTCGACCTGCGCGCCCCCCTGACGCCCGGCCCCGCCACCGGCGCCGTGGTCGCCGAGGTGCGCCGCGAGGTCGCCGGCCCCGGACCCGACCGGTTCCTCTCGCCCGACATCGAATCCGTCGCCGCCTCCGTGCGGAGCGGCGCCGTGCTCGCTGCTGCCCAGAGCGTCATCGGCGCGCTGTACTGA
- a CDS encoding allantoate amidohydrolase has protein sequence MPDLSAHGVLAGLDEIAGTGRDLRAGGYSRHLWQSAELELRDWFTERAERLGLAVDTDRNGNTWAWWGAPGPDAVVLGSHLDSVPGGGAYDGPLGVVSALEAVARLQAAGFVPGRPCAVLVFAEEEGSRFGVACLGSRLLSGAIDADVARKLTDRSGISLAEAAVTAGLDPAHLGPDQDALGRIGIFLELHVEQGRGLIDLGAPLAVASSILAHGRWRMSFTGQGNHAGATLMAGRRDPMVAAAHAILAVQEAALASTGARATVGRIEAVPGGTNVIPSAVTAWLDARAESDVEARAVVADITGRLQAAHTGCTATVVEESWTGTVTFDPELAARLALTLGGIPALSTGAGHDAGVLAARVPTAMLFVRNPTGISHSPEEFATLADCLAGVEALDTLLRELL, from the coding sequence ATGCCTGACCTCTCCGCCCACGGGGTGCTCGCCGGTCTCGACGAGATCGCCGGCACCGGCCGCGACCTGCGCGCCGGCGGCTACTCGCGGCACCTCTGGCAGAGCGCCGAACTCGAGCTGCGCGACTGGTTCACCGAACGCGCCGAGCGGCTGGGCCTGGCCGTTGACACCGACCGCAACGGCAACACCTGGGCCTGGTGGGGAGCGCCGGGGCCGGACGCCGTGGTCCTGGGCAGTCACCTCGACTCCGTGCCGGGCGGCGGCGCCTACGACGGCCCGCTCGGGGTGGTGTCCGCACTCGAGGCCGTCGCCCGGCTGCAGGCCGCCGGCTTCGTGCCCGGCCGGCCGTGCGCGGTGCTGGTCTTCGCCGAGGAGGAGGGCTCGAGGTTCGGCGTCGCCTGCCTGGGCTCCCGGTTGCTCTCGGGCGCGATCGATGCCGACGTCGCCCGCAAGCTCACCGACCGCTCCGGAATCAGCCTCGCGGAGGCCGCCGTGACCGCCGGACTCGACCCGGCACACCTCGGCCCCGACCAGGACGCGCTCGGCCGCATCGGTATATTCCTGGAGCTGCATGTGGAACAGGGCCGCGGCCTGATCGATCTCGGCGCCCCGCTCGCGGTGGCCTCCTCGATCCTCGCCCACGGCCGCTGGCGCATGAGCTTCACCGGCCAGGGCAACCACGCCGGCGCCACCCTGATGGCCGGCCGCCGCGACCCGATGGTCGCCGCAGCCCACGCCATCCTGGCCGTGCAGGAGGCGGCGCTGGCCAGCACGGGCGCCCGCGCCACGGTCGGCCGCATCGAGGCGGTGCCCGGCGGCACCAACGTGATCCCGTCCGCGGTGACCGCCTGGCTCGACGCGCGCGCCGAGTCCGACGTCGAGGCCCGCGCCGTCGTCGCCGACATCACCGGCCGGCTGCAGGCCGCGCACACCGGCTGCACCGCCACGGTCGTGGAGGAGTCCTGGACCGGCACCGTCACCTTCGACCCCGAACTCGCCGCCCGGCTGGCCCTCACCCTCGGCGGTATCCCCGCCCTGTCCACGGGCGCCGGCCACGACGCGGGCGTCCTCGCCGCCCGGGTGCCCACCGCCATGCTGTTCGTGCGCAACCCCACCGGCATCTCGCACTCGCCCGAGGAATTCGCCACCCTGGCGGACTGCCTCGCGGGCGTCGAGGCGCTCGACACCCTGCTCCGGGAACTGCTGTGA
- the hutU gene encoding urocanate hydratase, which yields MPDLTETSPTDALVTDATPTDSHPPRVVRAARGTTLTAKSWQTEGPLRMLMNNLDPEVAEHPEKLVVYGGTGKAARNWEAYDAIVRTLTTLEKDETLLVQSGKPVGVFRTHEWAPRVLIANSNLVGDWATWPEFRKLEALGLTMYGQMTAGSWIYIGTQGILQGTYETFAAVAAKRFNGTLAGTLTLTGGAGGMGGAQPMAVTLNEGVVLIVDVDPSRLARRVEHGYLDEMTDDIDDAITRVLAAKAERRPLSVGLVGNAATVFAELRAREVPIDIVTDQTSAHDPLAYLPEGVTVAEWHAYAAEKPEEFTDRARAAMAKQVQAMVDFQMHGAEVFDYGNSIRAEALLGGCERAFDFPGFVPAYIRPLFAEGKGPFRWAALSGDPADIAATDKAIVELFPHDEHLRRWITAAGEKVHFEGLPARICWLGYQERHLAGLKFNEMVASGELSAPIVIGRDHLDSGSVASPYRETEAMKDGSDAIADWPLLNALLNTASGATWVSIHHGGGVGIGRSIHAGQVIVADGTPLAAEKISRVLVNDPGTGVMRHVDAGYERAEEVARERGLRVPMWETDAAAAMDATATDAPAAPASAAPVSATPENASDA from the coding sequence ATGCCCGACCTGACCGAGACCAGCCCCACCGACGCCCTGGTGACGGATGCGACGCCCACCGACTCGCATCCGCCCCGCGTCGTGCGCGCCGCCCGCGGCACCACCCTCACGGCGAAGAGCTGGCAGACCGAGGGCCCGCTGCGGATGCTGATGAACAACCTCGACCCCGAGGTGGCCGAGCACCCCGAGAAGCTCGTCGTCTACGGCGGCACCGGCAAGGCCGCCCGCAACTGGGAGGCCTACGACGCCATCGTGCGCACCCTCACCACACTCGAGAAGGACGAGACCCTGCTCGTGCAGTCCGGCAAGCCCGTCGGGGTGTTCCGCACCCACGAGTGGGCGCCGCGCGTACTGATCGCCAACTCCAACCTCGTCGGGGACTGGGCCACCTGGCCGGAGTTCCGCAAGCTCGAGGCCCTCGGCCTCACCATGTACGGCCAGATGACCGCCGGGTCCTGGATCTACATCGGCACCCAGGGCATCCTGCAGGGCACCTATGAGACCTTCGCCGCCGTGGCCGCGAAGAGGTTCAACGGCACCCTGGCCGGCACCCTCACCCTCACCGGCGGCGCCGGCGGTATGGGCGGCGCCCAGCCCATGGCGGTCACCCTCAACGAGGGCGTCGTGCTCATCGTCGACGTGGACCCGTCCCGCCTGGCCCGCCGGGTGGAACACGGCTACCTCGACGAGATGACCGACGACATCGACGACGCGATCACCCGGGTGCTCGCCGCCAAGGCCGAACGCCGGCCGCTCTCGGTGGGCTTGGTCGGCAACGCCGCCACGGTCTTCGCCGAACTCCGCGCCCGCGAGGTGCCCATCGACATCGTCACCGACCAGACCAGCGCCCACGACCCGCTCGCCTACCTGCCCGAGGGCGTTACGGTGGCCGAGTGGCACGCCTACGCGGCCGAGAAGCCTGAGGAGTTCACTGACCGGGCCCGAGCCGCGATGGCCAAGCAGGTGCAGGCCATGGTCGATTTCCAGATGCACGGCGCCGAGGTCTTCGACTACGGCAACTCCATCCGAGCCGAGGCGCTGCTCGGCGGCTGCGAGCGGGCGTTCGACTTCCCCGGCTTCGTGCCCGCCTACATCCGGCCCCTCTTCGCCGAGGGCAAGGGCCCATTCCGCTGGGCCGCGCTCTCCGGCGACCCGGCCGACATCGCGGCCACCGACAAGGCGATCGTCGAGCTGTTCCCGCACGACGAACACCTGCGCCGCTGGATCACCGCCGCCGGCGAGAAGGTGCACTTCGAGGGCCTGCCCGCCCGCATCTGCTGGCTCGGTTACCAGGAGCGGCATCTCGCCGGCCTCAAGTTCAATGAGATGGTCGCCTCCGGTGAGCTCAGCGCCCCGATCGTGATCGGCCGCGACCACCTCGACTCCGGCTCGGTGGCCTCGCCCTACCGCGAGACGGAGGCAATGAAAGACGGCTCGGACGCGATCGCCGACTGGCCGCTGCTGAACGCCCTGCTGAACACAGCCTCCGGCGCCACCTGGGTCTCGATCCACCACGGCGGCGGTGTCGGCATCGGCCGCAGCATCCACGCCGGCCAGGTGATCGTGGCCGACGGCACCCCGCTGGCGGCCGAGAAGATCTCCCGGGTGCTCGTGAACGACCCCGGCACCGGCGTCATGCGCCACGTCGACGCCGGCTACGAGCGCGCCGAAGAGGTTGCCCGGGAGCGCGGTCTGCGGGTGCCGATGTGGGAAACGGATGCGGCGGCCGCGATGGATGCGACGGCAACGGATGCGCCCGCTGCGCCGGCCTCTGCCGCGCCGGTTTCTGCCACGCCGGAGAACGCATCCGATGCCTGA
- a CDS encoding GntP family permease yields the protein MNVTRAIQAVEPVVPAGSTLQLILAAIIGVAVIIVLITWLKVHPFLALSIGAVGVGVGAGMAPNAAVTSFGAGFGATMAGVGVLVGFGAMFGKLLADSGGADRIVDALVTRSSVRTLPWTMALIGGLIGLPMFFEVGLVLLIPVIILVARRSGQSLIRIAIPALAGLSVMHGLVPPHPGPLVAVTTLNANLGLTLAIGVLIAIPTVIISGPLFSKFAARWVKVPVPEMFITAADQGLDENVKRPGFLATISGILLPVVLMLARSIADAINPGSTDPLNSALDFLGTPMIALGIAVIYAMIVYGRGGGMDRAAVSKSLADSLPPIAGILLIVGAGGGFKQVLIDTGIGTVIADAVNGSSVSVLILAWVVAALVRVATGSATVATVTAAGILAPVAASLGATDVSLMVLAIGAGSLFLSHVNDAGFWLVKEYLGTSVPQTLKTWTVMECLISVTGLAGVLLLNIVI from the coding sequence ATGAATGTGACCCGCGCGATTCAGGCGGTGGAACCCGTGGTTCCAGCCGGCAGCACTCTGCAGCTCATTCTTGCGGCGATCATCGGCGTCGCCGTGATCATCGTGCTGATCACCTGGCTCAAGGTGCACCCGTTCCTGGCGCTGTCCATCGGCGCCGTGGGCGTCGGCGTGGGCGCCGGTATGGCCCCGAACGCCGCCGTGACGAGCTTCGGCGCCGGCTTCGGCGCCACGATGGCCGGCGTGGGTGTGCTGGTGGGCTTCGGCGCCATGTTCGGCAAGCTGCTGGCCGACTCCGGTGGAGCCGACCGCATCGTCGACGCCCTGGTGACCCGGTCGAGCGTGCGCACGCTGCCGTGGACCATGGCGCTCATCGGCGGACTGATCGGCCTGCCGATGTTCTTCGAGGTGGGCCTGGTGCTCCTCATCCCCGTGATCATCCTGGTCGCGCGCCGCAGCGGCCAGTCGCTCATCCGCATCGCGATCCCGGCGCTGGCCGGCCTGTCGGTCATGCACGGTCTCGTGCCGCCGCACCCCGGCCCGCTCGTCGCCGTCACCACCCTCAACGCCAACCTCGGTCTCACGCTGGCCATCGGCGTTCTCATCGCCATCCCCACCGTCATCATCTCCGGCCCGCTGTTCAGCAAGTTCGCGGCCCGCTGGGTCAAGGTGCCGGTGCCCGAGATGTTCATCACGGCCGCCGACCAGGGCCTCGACGAGAACGTCAAGCGCCCCGGCTTCCTCGCCACGATCTCGGGCATCCTGCTCCCGGTCGTGCTGATGCTGGCCCGCTCGATCGCCGACGCCATCAACCCCGGCTCCACCGACCCGCTCAACTCCGCCCTGGACTTCCTCGGCACGCCGATGATCGCCCTCGGCATCGCCGTGATCTACGCCATGATCGTCTACGGCCGCGGCGGCGGCATGGACCGTGCGGCCGTCTCGAAGTCGCTGGCCGACTCGCTTCCCCCGATCGCCGGCATCCTGCTCATCGTCGGCGCCGGTGGTGGCTTCAAGCAGGTGCTCATCGACACCGGCATCGGAACCGTCATCGCCGACGCGGTGAACGGCTCGAGCGTCTCGGTGCTGATCCTGGCCTGGGTCGTCGCCGCGCTCGTGCGCGTCGCCACGGGTTCGGCCACCGTCGCCACCGTGACCGCCGCGGGCATCCTCGCGCCGGTCGCCGCCAGCCTCGGTGCCACGGATGTGTCGCTCATGGTTCTGGCCATCGGCGCCGGTTCGCTGTTCCTCTCCCACGTCAACGACGCGGGCTTCTGGCTGGTCAAGGAGTACCTGGGCACGAGCGTGCCGCAGACCCTGAAGACCTGGACCGTCATGGAATGCCTCATCTCCGTGACCGGCCTGGCCGGCGTCCTCCTCCTGAACATTGTGATCTAG
- a CDS encoding mycothiol transferase — translation MLSTDLMTDAFGRVQEAVHAVLVGAGSDLLEFRADPEANTIAWLVWHLTRVQDDHVADLMGEPQLWTTAGWQKRFDLPFAVGATGYRQSAGEVAAVRAGSDLLRGYFDAVHERTIAYLGTLREDDFSRVVDTRWTPPVTVAVRLVSVIGDDLEHAGQAAFVRGLAQRAGLH, via the coding sequence ATGCTGTCGACCGATCTGATGACGGATGCCTTCGGCCGGGTGCAGGAGGCGGTGCATGCCGTGCTCGTGGGCGCCGGGTCCGATCTGCTCGAGTTCCGCGCCGACCCCGAGGCGAACACCATCGCCTGGCTGGTCTGGCATCTCACCCGGGTGCAGGACGACCACGTCGCCGACCTCATGGGCGAACCCCAGCTCTGGACGACCGCCGGCTGGCAGAAGCGCTTCGACCTGCCCTTCGCTGTCGGTGCGACCGGGTACCGCCAGAGCGCGGGCGAGGTCGCGGCCGTGCGGGCCGGCTCCGACCTGCTGCGCGGCTACTTCGACGCCGTGCACGAGCGCACCATCGCTTACCTGGGCACCCTGCGCGAAGACGACTTCAGCCGCGTGGTCGACACCCGCTGGACGCCGCCGGTGACCGTGGCCGTGCGGCTGGTCAGCGTGATCGGCGACGACCTCGAGCACGCCGGCCAGGCCGCGTTCGTGCGCGGGCTGGCGCAGCGGGCCGGTCTGCACTGA
- a CDS encoding formimidoylglutamate deiminase gives MSTAAGDPTSYWCETLLTDGIPSMGVRLTVGQDGRISVRADGVAAEPRDIRLGTVLPGLANAHSHAFHRALRGRTHDQGGDFWRWRQSMYTVAQTLTPELYLELARAVFAEMLVSGYTAVGEFHYLHHQPDGTAYPQAHAMELALATAAREVGIRLVLLDTSYLAGGLDAPLLPEQRRFGDGSAAGWLGRWTALRSVIETDAAARPTDPALVTLGAALHSVRAVPQDAMREILAGLPADVPLHIHLSEQPRENADCLAAYGVTPTGVLAGLGALSPRLSVVHATHLSTDDVTLLGTHGVTVVMCPSTEADLGDGIGPAHALAAAGTPIALGSDQNAVVDPFLEMRGLEMGERLASGSRGRFGPAQLLRAAGADGYAALGLGRAWLAPGDPADLVEVAAHSIRTVGAAPGQLVLAATAADVRRVIVAGRLVADTGRLVGTPAAALATGDPLSTVGSPAVLLRDALAALDAAAASASVPSAHSAPLAHPTRKAPR, from the coding sequence GTGAGCACCGCGGCCGGGGACCCGACCAGCTACTGGTGTGAGACGCTGCTGACCGACGGCATCCCCAGCATGGGCGTGCGCCTGACCGTGGGCCAGGACGGCCGCATCAGCGTCCGGGCCGACGGTGTTGCGGCCGAACCCCGCGACATCCGCCTGGGCACCGTGCTGCCCGGCCTGGCCAACGCCCACTCGCACGCCTTCCACCGGGCGCTCCGCGGCCGCACCCACGACCAGGGCGGCGACTTCTGGCGCTGGCGGCAGTCGATGTACACGGTCGCCCAGACGCTGACCCCCGAGCTCTACCTCGAGCTCGCCCGGGCCGTCTTCGCCGAGATGCTGGTCAGCGGCTACACCGCCGTGGGTGAATTCCACTACCTGCACCACCAGCCAGACGGCACCGCATACCCGCAGGCGCATGCGATGGAACTCGCGTTGGCGACGGCGGCACGCGAGGTCGGCATCCGCCTGGTGCTGCTCGACACCAGCTACCTGGCCGGCGGCCTCGACGCCCCGCTGCTGCCCGAACAACGCCGCTTCGGCGACGGCTCCGCGGCCGGCTGGCTCGGCCGCTGGACAGCGCTCCGCTCGGTGATCGAGACGGATGCCGCGGCCCGGCCCACCGACCCCGCGCTCGTCACCCTCGGCGCGGCGCTGCACTCGGTGCGGGCCGTGCCGCAGGACGCCATGCGCGAGATCCTGGCCGGGCTGCCCGCGGACGTGCCGCTGCACATCCACCTCTCGGAGCAGCCCCGGGAGAACGCCGACTGTCTGGCCGCGTACGGCGTGACCCCCACCGGAGTGCTGGCCGGGCTCGGTGCTCTGAGCCCGCGGCTGAGCGTCGTGCACGCCACCCACCTCAGCACCGACGATGTGACGCTGCTCGGCACCCACGGCGTCACGGTGGTGATGTGCCCGAGCACCGAGGCCGACCTCGGCGACGGCATCGGCCCCGCGCACGCGCTGGCCGCCGCGGGCACGCCGATCGCCCTCGGCTCCGACCAGAACGCCGTGGTCGACCCGTTCCTCGAGATGCGCGGCCTGGAAATGGGCGAACGGCTCGCCTCCGGCTCCCGCGGCCGGTTCGGCCCGGCGCAGCTGCTGCGGGCGGCCGGCGCCGACGGGTACGCCGCGCTCGGCCTGGGCCGGGCCTGGCTGGCACCCGGTGACCCGGCTGACCTCGTCGAGGTCGCCGCGCACAGCATCCGCACCGTCGGCGCCGCCCCCGGCCAGCTCGTGCTCGCCGCCACGGCCGCGGACGTGCGCCGTGTGATCGTCGCCGGCCGCCTGGTGGCCGACACCGGCCGCCTCGTGGGCACCCCCGCCGCCGCCCTCGCCACCGGGGACCCCCTCAGCACCGTCGGCTCCCCCGCTGTGCTCCTCCGCGACGCGCTGGCCGCCCTCGATGCCGCCGCCGCATCGGCATCCGTCCCCTCCGCCCACTCCGCTCCCCTCGCCCACCCCACCCGGAAGGCTCCCCGATGA
- a CDS encoding ATP-binding protein produces MTDWRIRDFQADDLDGILRLWEEVTATSTDPVYALSEVLASCQKDDAVVAVHGDEVVGAAVGRAAHAQGWIVFLATTKPWQRRGVGSALLAALERRMAPHGLTKLSALMPETATRVDAFLNRGFEIKNHLSYFERRIPVQGHEIRVLADLGGRILPRDLWAGVGGMVREKDLLERRLVMPLARPEMAGRYGVVPPKAVVLFGPPGTGKTTFAKAIASRLDWPFVEVFPSRLASDPQGLAGALRETFGKIDDLDHVVVFIDEVEEIAAQRGGEPPSPLQGVTNELLKLIPAFRERPGRLLVCATNFIRTLDSAFLRHGRFDYVVPIGLPDAAARQAIWERYIPDDVSGIVDLDALVAASDGFSPADIEYAARRASQQALEEALLAGADDSVTGGPTTSDYLAGIRGTRTTVSAQVAAEFLEDINRLARL; encoded by the coding sequence ATGACCGACTGGCGTATCCGCGATTTTCAGGCCGACGACCTCGACGGCATCCTGCGCCTCTGGGAGGAGGTCACCGCGACCAGCACAGACCCCGTCTATGCCCTCTCCGAGGTGCTTGCCTCCTGCCAGAAGGACGACGCAGTGGTGGCGGTACACGGCGACGAGGTGGTCGGTGCGGCGGTTGGCCGGGCCGCGCATGCGCAGGGGTGGATCGTGTTCCTGGCCACCACGAAACCCTGGCAGAGGCGGGGCGTCGGCTCGGCCCTGCTGGCCGCACTGGAGAGGCGCATGGCGCCGCACGGCCTGACCAAGCTCTCCGCATTGATGCCGGAGACCGCCACTCGGGTCGACGCATTCCTCAACCGCGGCTTCGAGATCAAGAACCATCTCAGCTACTTCGAGCGACGCATCCCGGTGCAGGGCCACGAGATCCGGGTGCTGGCCGACCTCGGTGGTCGCATCCTGCCCCGGGATCTCTGGGCGGGTGTGGGCGGGATGGTGCGGGAGAAAGACCTGCTCGAGCGCCGCCTCGTGATGCCTCTGGCCCGGCCCGAGATGGCCGGCCGCTACGGGGTGGTGCCGCCCAAGGCCGTGGTGCTCTTCGGTCCGCCTGGTACCGGCAAGACCACGTTCGCCAAGGCCATTGCGTCCCGGCTGGACTGGCCGTTCGTCGAGGTGTTCCCCTCCCGGCTGGCGAGCGACCCGCAGGGGTTGGCCGGGGCGCTACGGGAGACCTTCGGCAAGATCGACGACCTCGACCATGTGGTGGTCTTCATCGACGAGGTCGAGGAGATCGCCGCCCAGCGCGGCGGCGAACCGCCCTCGCCGCTGCAGGGCGTGACCAACGAGCTGCTCAAGCTCATTCCGGCCTTCCGCGAGCGGCCGGGGCGACTGCTGGTCTGTGCCACCAACTTCATCCGCACGCTCGACTCGGCCTTCCTGCGCCACGGTCGGTTCGATTACGTCGTACCGATCGGGTTGCCGGATGCCGCAGCACGGCAGGCAATCTGGGAGCGCTACATTCCCGACGACGTCTCCGGAATCGTCGACCTCGACGCCCTCGTCGCGGCCAGCGACGGTTTCTCGCCCGCCGACATCGAGTACGCCGCCCGGCGGGCCTCCCAACAGGCGTTGGAGGAGGCCCTGTTGGCGGGTGCGGACGACTCGGTGACCGGCGGGCCGACAACCTCGGACTATCTGGCCGGCATCCGCGGCACTCGCACGACAGTCTCGGCGCAGGTAGCCGCGGAGTTTCTCGAGGACATCAACCGGCTCGCCCGGCTCTGA
- a CDS encoding gluconokinase, whose translation MYDNQQPVLVIMGISGSGKSTVAGILAGQLGWDLEEGDDLHPQENIDKMSSGEPLNDEDRAPWLDTISSWIIEHTMAGVPGIITCSALKRRYRDVLREHNVIFVHLTGSKDLIGRRLATRHDHYMPTSLLDSQVATLEVPGPDENAITIDAGRKPAEEAAEIVRRLGLTPSPGSSSFGARDPGQSSVARPAV comes from the coding sequence ATGTATGACAATCAGCAGCCCGTGCTCGTGATCATGGGCATCTCCGGCTCGGGCAAGTCCACCGTCGCGGGCATCCTCGCCGGCCAGCTCGGCTGGGACCTCGAGGAGGGCGACGACCTGCACCCGCAGGAGAACATCGACAAGATGTCCTCAGGCGAGCCGCTCAACGACGAGGACCGCGCCCCGTGGCTCGACACGATCTCGTCGTGGATCATCGAGCACACCATGGCGGGCGTGCCCGGCATCATCACCTGCTCGGCGCTCAAGCGTCGCTACCGGGACGTGCTGCGGGAGCACAACGTGATCTTCGTGCACCTGACCGGATCGAAAGACCTGATCGGACGGCGCCTGGCCACGCGGCACGACCACTACATGCCCACCTCGCTGCTCGACTCGCAGGTGGCCACGCTGGAGGTGCCGGGCCCGGACGAGAACGCGATCACCATCGATGCTGGCCGGAAGCCCGCCGAGGAGGCCGCCGAGATCGTCCGCCGCCTGGGCCTCACGCCCAGCCCCGGATCCTCGAGCTTCGGCGCCCGCGACCCCGGCCAGTCCTCGGTCGCGCGCCCCGCGGTCTGA
- a CDS encoding FadR/GntR family transcriptional regulator encodes MGDETWRDRGLHARVVNALGQEIVDGAWATGDILNLDKLSERFTVSRSVLREALRVLQSVGMVEPRQRVGTQVRPRESWDLLNPQIIQWRGQGDYFAQMREMLQLRLGIEPVAARLSARLMTPEQRSAVARAADVMVAADHDNDGRRFLEADVEFHTLILQGSGNAVMSHFANTVAALLRTREQEKRFTITDYTPASAHRHNDLAAAIVAGEEDAAYASAYATLDATLAEFVQESAGASSTAG; translated from the coding sequence GTGGGCGACGAAACCTGGCGCGACCGGGGATTGCACGCACGGGTGGTGAACGCGCTCGGGCAGGAGATCGTCGACGGCGCTTGGGCGACCGGCGACATCCTGAACCTCGACAAACTCAGTGAACGCTTCACCGTGTCGCGGTCGGTGCTGCGCGAAGCCCTCCGGGTGCTGCAGTCCGTTGGCATGGTCGAACCCCGGCAGCGGGTGGGCACGCAGGTGCGGCCCCGGGAGTCGTGGGACCTGCTCAATCCGCAGATCATCCAGTGGCGCGGGCAGGGTGATTACTTCGCCCAGATGCGCGAGATGCTGCAGCTGCGATTGGGCATCGAGCCCGTCGCCGCCCGGCTCAGCGCGCGCCTGATGACCCCGGAGCAGCGTTCCGCCGTGGCCCGCGCGGCCGACGTGATGGTGGCGGCCGACCACGACAACGACGGGAGGCGCTTCCTCGAGGCCGACGTCGAGTTCCACACCCTGATCCTGCAGGGGTCCGGCAACGCCGTGATGAGTCACTTCGCCAACACCGTGGCGGCGCTCCTGCGCACCCGCGAGCAGGAGAAGCGCTTCACGATCACCGACTACACCCCCGCATCCGCGCACCGCCACAACGACCTGGCCGCGGCGATCGTGGCCGGGGAAGAGGATGCCGCCTACGCCTCCGCGTATGCCACCCTCGACGCCACCCTCGCCGAGTTCGTGCAGGAGTCGGCCGGCGCGAGTTCGACCGCGGGGTAG